One Terriglobia bacterium DNA segment encodes these proteins:
- a CDS encoding FAD binding domain-containing protein — MSLPEFQLLRPPALAEAIDLVAKHEASAQIVAGGTDLIPSLRQHLFAPRWLIDIRGISELRGIRARDGGLEIGALTTLTAIERSQEIARTYPVLHEAVKTVASPLLRNMGTIGGNICLDTRCLWYNQSLPWRKSCGFCIKKDGDLCHVAPGGTKCWAAFSGDTPPALLCLEAEIEIAGPQGTRRVPLSEFYTNLGDARINLRNNELLTRVLLPARTAGWRGVYRKLRIRGSIDYPLAGIAVALKHSNGHVADARVAITAVNPAPLLVKGATEALAGRKVNEEIALHVGELAARTAKPLTTSALTPEYRREMIRVFSKRAVLEAAAIDQSLPRAQPRGPSTVD, encoded by the coding sequence ATGTCGCTCCCTGAATTTCAACTTCTCCGTCCGCCCGCGCTCGCCGAAGCCATCGACCTGGTGGCAAAGCACGAGGCCAGTGCACAGATCGTGGCCGGAGGCACGGATCTGATTCCGTCCTTGCGCCAGCATTTGTTCGCGCCGCGCTGGTTGATTGACATTCGGGGCATTAGCGAACTGCGCGGCATTCGTGCGCGTGACGGTGGGCTGGAAATCGGCGCGCTAACTACGCTCACTGCGATCGAGCGCTCACAGGAGATCGCGCGCACCTATCCTGTGCTGCACGAGGCGGTGAAAACTGTTGCCTCGCCCCTGCTGCGCAACATGGGCACGATCGGCGGAAACATCTGCCTGGACACGCGCTGTCTCTGGTACAACCAATCGTTGCCGTGGCGGAAGTCGTGCGGGTTCTGCATTAAGAAAGACGGCGACCTATGCCACGTCGCGCCCGGAGGGACGAAGTGTTGGGCGGCGTTTTCCGGCGACACGCCGCCGGCGCTGCTCTGCCTGGAGGCGGAGATCGAAATTGCCGGACCGCAGGGCACGCGCCGTGTCCCACTCAGCGAGTTCTACACCAACCTGGGCGACGCGCGCATCAATCTCCGAAACAATGAGCTGCTCACGCGCGTGCTGCTGCCGGCGCGGACCGCGGGCTGGCGCGGCGTCTATCGCAAGCTGCGCATTCGCGGGTCGATTGATTATCCGCTCGCTGGGATCGCGGTGGCGCTGAAACATAGCAACGGGCACGTGGCCGATGCGAGGGTCGCAATCACCGCTGTCAATCCGGCGCCGCTGCTGGTGAAAGGCGCAACCGAGGCGCTGGCGGGAAGGAAAGTGAACGAGGAGATCGCGCTGCACGTCGGCGAGCTGGCGGCGCGCACCGCCAAGCCGCTGACGACATCGGCGCTGACGCCGGAGTACCGCCGTGAGATGATTCGGGTGTTTTCCAAGCGCGCCGTATTGGAAGCTGCGGCCATCGACCAAAGCCTACCCCGAGCGCAGCCGAGGGGACCATCGACCGTCGACTGA